One Gadus morhua chromosome 23, gadMor3.0, whole genome shotgun sequence DNA segment encodes these proteins:
- the slc51a gene encoding organic solute transporter subunit alpha yields MDASNRSVDPSCQSPPPLAIEIILELEVFGIILYSVLTFMAVVSMVVYIEECVFIYKKVPSNKKSVIAWVNGAAPVIGTMSCLGMWIPRATMFTDMTSACYFAVVVFKFLVLMLEEVGGDEAFLARAPKHKLRISTGPCCCCCPCLPQVGITRRSLFLLKLGSFQFAVLKIAFTVLSIVLYTNNHFDLTDLEITGAAIWINPLVGVLTNHRLWPVAIMFMHLRVALRSIKIIPKYAMYQLVLVLSQLQSAIINILAMNGTIACAPPYSSTARGYLMSQQLLILEMFIITLVTRLLYRRHYEPLSEEEEDKQEMVKNTKLTIAS; encoded by the exons ATGGACGCTTCCAATCGCTCCGTGGATCCGAGCTGCCAGAGCCCACCACCTCTCGCCATCGAAATCATCCTCG AGTTGGAAGTCTTCGGGATCATCCTGTACTCCGTGCTGACCTTCATGGCGGTGGTGTCCATGGTAGTCTACATCGAGGAGTGTGTCTTCATCTACAAGAAGGTGCCTTCCAACAAGAAGAGCGTCATCGCATGGGTCAACGGAGCTGCGCCG gtgatTGGCACCATGTCCTGTCTGGGGATGTGGATTCCCAGAGCGACCATGTTCACTGATATGACGTCAGCCTG ttacTTTGCCGTGGTGGTGTTTAAGTTCCTGGTCCtgatgctggaggaggtgggaggggacgAGGCCTTCCTGGCGCGGGCGCCCAAACACAAGCTGAGGATCAGCACTGgtccgtgctgctgctgctgcccctgccTGCCCCAGGTGGGCATCAcacg GCggtccctcttcctcctgaagCTCGGCTCTTTCCAGTTCGCTGTGCTGAAGATCGCCTTCACCGTGCTATCCATCGTGCTCTACACCAACAACCACTTTGACCTGACGGAT CTGGAGATCACCGGCGCGGCGATATGGATCAACCCTCTGGTGGGAGTGCTGACCAATCATCGCCTGTGGCCCGTCGCCATCATGTTCATGCACCTCCGGGTCGCCCTGCGCAGCATCAAGATCATCCCTAAATACGCCATGTACCAG CTGGTGCTTGTTCTGAGTCAACTGCAGTCAGCGATCATCAACATCCTGGCAATGAATGGAACCATCGCCTGTGCCCCGCCCTACTCCTCCACTGCCCGCGGATACT tgatGAGCCAGCAGCTGTTGATCCTGGAGATGTTCATCATCACCTTGGTAACGCGCCTGCTGTACCGTAGACACTACGAGCCTTTATCCGAAGAAGAAGAGGACAAGCAGGAAATGGTCAAGAACACCAAACTGACCATAGCGTCATAA